From the Coffea eugenioides isolate CCC68of chromosome 1, Ceug_1.0, whole genome shotgun sequence genome, the window TTGGTCATTAATGAGGTATGCCAGAACTTGTTACCTGTTTATTTAATCGACTTGACAAGTCCagcttaattttttttccctccttttGGCTAATTTTTGCCAAGGAAGATGAAGGGAAACTAAAACTTGTAAAATTTGTTCcacaacttcttttatccctttctGTTTTCCCATTCTGGGTTTAATTTCATAAATATCAAAAGTGCTTTAACTTCTTTTTAACTTCTAATCAAGACCATTCCATGAAGTTTTACACTCAGTAATACTACTAAATGCTTTGAAATCGTACAACAGTTTGTTTTGATAACAGGCTCCTGAAACATTTTGTTAAAAGAATTCATAATCTATGCTAATGAGAGAGAATCTTTAAGAAATGACCTGACTGCTGCTGATTCATTTTGGTTTGCGTAGAACAAAGTACGCAACGTGCTGAAGTCAAGAAAACCTCTGCTCCATTCATTCTCAAGAAAGGGAGATATTTTGAGTTCTTCTAGACCGTCTGATTGTCAGTCACGCGAGAATTGGTCATGCAAAGCTGTACTATCAACTCAACTCAAAAAGTAAGTTGGAGCATCGTCCAATTTTGCATGCACGAAAGGCTACTCATACCAAATTTGACAAAAGCATTCATGTAGTATAAAGCAACAATTTCTCCTTTCATCTGGAGCAAATTAATATGTGATCTACGAAGCATGTAGTCATCTTCAATACAGTTACGTTACATTACATCGACCACCAAAGGTTGGGTTGGGGGTTCATAGATTTTGGTTCTCGTGAACAGTGGTTTCATTCCGATGGAGTAAATTGATTTCGATCACAGCCCCTCCCCTTCTCTGAAAAAAGCGTGCTTTCGTTTATATGGTTAAACTTGGCCGACATGTGAACTCGCGCAACTTGTAGCAATTTATGGACAACGTTAGCCCTCTTAAAATATTCGTGAAAGGAACATACTACGGAGCAGTTACAAGTTAATTATTAGGAgacacaaaaaagaaaaataaactcTAAATTTAGGAGCCGAAAAATGGGCATGTTAAGCTCCATAACATGCTAGTACTATTGGAAATTAACCTTGGGGGATTATTATGTGTATTAGCATTAAGTATTTGTCTCAATCGTTTCAGCAACTAATTATTAATTCCGACGACGGAGCCTTGATTAAGAGAACTCGGCTAAATAACCTCGTGCAATCTTAACAAATTAATTACTAATAACATCTTAAATAAATACCTCGTGATTCAAAAGAGATGCTAGCTTTTCCTGTTGAGTGGCTTCAGTCCCCTCGTGAAAAATCCAGTGCTTTGATGTTTGATCAGCACCAATCACATTTAGATTCGAAAGTGGCATCTAAGTTTCTATGGTCCACAGATTCTACTTTTTGGCTGCCAAGAGGAAGAGAACGTACGATAATGTCTATATATACCCGATGCATTAGGCTTAAATTTCTTCCAACAGTACTCGTTGATCACAGAGTATCCTCAACAAGGAGGTTCTTAGCTTCCCATCAAGTCAAAATATTTCACCAATAACAGTACTACGTACTTTCATCAAGAAGTCTTGAGTAGTCAGCTCAACTTTGCTGCACAAACAATTTGACAATTGAGACCCCCTCCAACCAAAATCAACGTAATATGGCACCTCATGGAGAGGCAATAGTAAGCTCCTACGCCCCAGCCAACAACTTCAACAAACCCCGGAGGCTGTCAAACGATAACCTTAAAAGAACAACATCTGATATCTCTTTTGAGCTGAGTAAAGAGCCAGTAGACGTAAATCTACAGGCAATATGCGAGGTTGAAGATGCGAAGTGCGAGTGCTGTGGCATGACTGAAGAGTACACGCTCGAGTACATCAACGAAGTTCGCGACAAGTTTTGTGGGAAGTGGATTTGCGGGTTGTGTACCGAAGCAGTCaaggaagaaatggagaagaacgGAGGGAATAGAGAAGCAGCATTGGAGGCTCACATGAATGCATGTTTTAGGTTCAACAAGTTTGGTAGGGCCTATCCAGTTCTTTCCCAAGCTCGGGCCATGAGAGAGATGTTCAAGAAGAGCGTCAGTTTGGATGGAAGAGGATTTAGAGCGAATAAAAGTGTCCAAAAGAAAGGTCAAATTGCTCGGAGCTCGAGCTGCATTCCTGCCATAACCAGGGAGATCAATGACTTTAAACTAGGGAATTAACTCTATGTATATGTACTATTTGGATCGATCTTTaatactgtttttttttttttttcttaaacagTTTTTGGTTGATCCGATGCTTTCTGTTAACTGCTTTTTCTGTAGGGATTTTTTTCCCTTCGGTTAATTTGTCAACTAAGTTATATTGCGCCACTAGGGTATTCTCCTGCTCTTCCCCTTCCCGTGTATGTGAGCATCCAAATactgtagttttttttttaatatccaAATAATGTAATTCAAAAGTAAATACTCTGGATTATCCAGAGTGTTCTAGTTTTAAGAAATATTCATTTcctatttaatttcttttctgtTTGATATTCATTTCCTGTCtcactaattttttttggaaGCTTTCAAGGTAGTAAcattggtggtggtggtggtggtgtggAGAGTCGTACCGCCAATGGTACTACAATCTCGTGGCGCAATTTTGGGAAATTTACAACCACAAACCGCGGTTTCTTGCCAAAGTCACAATTCTAGGATTAGATTTGgcaaaaaaaatcatctaaaaaaacGAGTTCATCATTTCATCTAAAAAAAAACGACTGAAAATTGTGACATTCATTAGTGAAAGACAGAAATATGAGAATTCTTAAAATTAAGGAAATGGATCAGTGTcatcttttagtttttttttcatttaaacCATATTATCatttaatataaaattttcttaattaaaaatagaaatttCTTATCGTGTGAGCGGCTACAGTTGTtgtaaaataaattatttttcttacttGGTTCCACCTCAACAAGATACTTGGGCCTCACAGGAGTCCGCGAGTATATCGAAATCCAGGAGGCCCTAGAAATTTAAAGATGACGTAGATTGCAAATCGCCACTAAACTAACATGAAGGTGAGGCCCGGACAGTTTCTATGTGGCAGTATTTCAGGCATAGACATCAGCAATGGCCACCGCCTCAATGATTTTAGTGGCCTAGATGAACCTAATCAAGCAACTTAAACttagtttgattttttcttAGAGCTCAAAATCATGTTGAATTTTGAATTGATCGTCATTTAAACTGTTTTATTgagacaccaaaaaaaaaaaaaaatgtctgaACAAGTTTTATTGATCGTCATTCTTTTTTGCCAACTGATTTATTTAAACACTAGCCGTAATTACTTCACGTACGGACCCTAACAAAATCACAGAAAATAGGCCTTCGTACATGCAGTGCACATAAGCATGCCCTCTGCTTTCTTGTGTGTGTCTCTTGGTATGATTGATTCTGTTTGATCCTAGGTGGCACTCTTTGTGTTTCTCTGCTATGATTTGACTATTTCTTGTTTTTCCATCTATTTTAGGTGATGATAAGTGACACTGAAGCATGGTTAATTTCATCATAGCACCCAGtcagaaaaatggagaaaagaaacTATTTGAATGGATTGTAGATTCAACTGAGAAAGTAATCAATAAAATTAGTGATGCGAATACAAAAAGAGAAATACAAAATTAGCCCTAACAAAAGAACAAAGATGACCTGAAAATACTGGAGAATGTTCTTAGCATTTCCTCTGCTTTTTGCTCCAAGAATCTATTTCCCTTTAAGCCTAAAATGTTAATCGAATAGTAGAGTATGTTAGGAAAATGATCAGATGAgaaagcgagagagagagaatttgtGATCCGAAATCTATTTCTGATTTCTCAATTCTCTTCGCAGCagcaaaatcacaaaattatagATCACAAGACTGTGTGGAAAAATCATTCTTAATGCACAAAAGCTATGCTGAGTTTTTGACACCTTGCTGtgtaaaatgataaaatgttcTTGTTATAAGTTCTGGAAATAAGTATTAAATATTTCCAGCAACCAGTACCAACATATTTACAGTCAAATacttcaaaaatggaaatcttgTTCTTTTATAAAGTTCCTCATTTTATTGATGCCTCACTCGATCAATGTTTTTGAGATACTTATACAAATTATTAGCTCAAAAGTTATAGTAGTGACTCTTATAGATAGATTTAGTATACTCCAAAGTATTCACAAAGATAAAGGAAAATGTCCTACATATTTTCGAATATATTATTCTTTCAACTCAATTGAAATCAAGAGTTTGTCAATGCATGGACAAACGTACATTTGTGTAAATTACTTTTCTATTTGGGGGGGAGGGGGAGACATGCATAATAAACTCCATGCACTCTTTTTACCCAACATTGAGTATGTGCAATGTTCCAAATATCTATTCATGAACCAAATACAATATACAACCTACTTTAATTTCTATAGAGATCCATCGACTAGTTGTAATACACCGAAAGCATAGTCATTACCTTCCTCGCCTCCTATCTGCAACATTCAAAAAGTCTATTATTGAACGAGGGAACTGATTTTTTATGGCTTTTTCTTCCTGGCTGATGCTTCACTATTGTGTCGGATTAATCATTTATggcttttttttaatttttgaagtgAAAGAATTTAGTTAATTACTTAATTTACGGTTAGATCTCCATCAAGTGCACGACCTTACAAATCGAACTGCCGTCACTGAGCAGTTGTTTCTGTTTGTATGCAGCCTATCTATTGATTCGACAGTAAGGCCCCAAATAGGTCTCTGCCTCTGCTTACAAAAATGAAGCTAGAGATTGTGCAATCGGGAAAGATACCTAAGAATCAGGCATTGCTAGTGTATAACCGTAATTTGAAGACTGAAGAAGAGGCCAGAAAAGAGGATGATGCTAATTTGAAGGATGCTGAAGCTGCCAAATTTGCCGAGGACCCAGTGGAGGAGTTCAAAGCTGCAGCTCGACGGGAAATTACAAGGGATGCTGTTGCTGGGGTTCGGGTAGCTATTCAAAAAGGGCCTGTGGAAGGTCCAGTTGAATTGACCAGCAAACTTCTTGGATATTCGAAACGGAATAGGTCATtggagcaaaagaaaaggctCAAGCAGATTGTAGCAGTCAGGGAGTACCTCCAGGAACTTGTTAAGAACCAAGCTGCTAAGAAGAGTGGTGGTCCACATGTTGTTCGGGCCAGGGGCGGCGAAGAAAGTGAACAGAATGAgaatgagagagaaaaagaaaaagggagtgGGAATGAGAGTGAGAGTGAGAGTGAGAATGGTGGTAGCACTAGTGGGAATGGGACCTGGAATGATAGTTTGTTTGGCTCGGATCTCTGGTAAAGGAAAGAGGAACGAGGATGCATCTTTAATATTTCAGATTGTGTTATTTTTGTTAAAGTTCCCTAAAACCTGGCAAGTACTTTAATTCCCCTACGTTGAAATTTCTGTGTTAGCATGCGACTAGCTTGTTCGGACAGCTCATGGTATCCAACTCGTTAATGTCTCTCTATACCCTGCAGTTTGCGTTACTGaagttaatatatttttattcaccTCGTTACAAGTCTTAAGTTCATTTTTGTAGAACTTGTTGGTATTTGTCTTTGCCTTTTCGGACAGCTTATGGGTTCCAATCTGTTATAGCATGGAATCTAAACAGACAATTCGAGCATCCATCACATCTGTTGGTTGGACCGGCTGCCTTGTATTGCTACCAGGAAATATTTGGGCTATGGCCCTAGAAGCTGATTCTTTTATGACTACAATAGCCATTACTGCTTGCAAAAAAGAATGAACTTTCAGCTATGGTGCTCATTAATTAACATTCTCTGATTTCGGGGAACAAGGAAGCGTTGTAAAAAGATCAGCACTATTATCTTGTGAGTTGCAAACCATGCCAAGATTTTGCAGTGTGTCTCTGCGGAGGAGAATCAATgttgaaaattatttgaccGTTTAAACTCTTGCAGCGAAATAAGTGTGGTCCATTTGTCGCGGCTAATTACTCAGAatattgtcaaaaaaaaaaagaaaaattggacatcTATGATTTATGACTCTGACAATGGTGTGGTCTTGAACTATTGCTGCCcaaaagtcaatttttttttctaaaaaaagcaCTGACAGCCCGGAAGCAGTtgcaaaaagtcaaaagaaaagggcTGGTCTAGTTACACAAGTcgatgaaaaaaaagaatatgaagCAAAAAACTCAGGTAGCAGTGAAGAGAAGATGGAACTCAGATAGAACTAGAAGATAGCAATGAAGGGGTACTAGAAGATGGAACTCACAAGTCAAGGGGTACTAGAAGATGGAACTCAGATAGCAGTGAAGAGAATGGAAGCAGGGACAATTACCAGCAAGGCTTTGAAGGAATTCCAGGCAGAAATGAAGTTCTCTCCAAGGTCCGGCATCGTCATCTGGTTTCCCTTCTCGGTTACTCTATGGAAGGAAATGAGAGGCTACTTGTTTATGAATATATGAATCAAGGGGCTCTAAGTAGACATCTCTTTCGGTGGAAGAACCTGAACCTAGAACCTTTATCATGGACAAGAAGGTTATCTATTACTTTAGACGTTGCAAGAGGTGTGGAATATCTACATAGTTTGGCTCACAGAAGCTTGGCCAATTGCTTAGaatatatgtaaaaaaaaaaaaaatatcgcACAAATGTATTTCTAACACACACCATTTCTCATTCTATACCTGCCGTGCTGACTGGGCACGACCGCAGAACGAATTGTCAGAAACTCTGCAAAAATGTCAGTGGATCAGCGgcccacaatttttttttaattagccTGTCCCCAGCCGTGCTGACTGGGCACGGCTGGGGACAagcggcaaaaaaaaaaagggccaaCAAATGGGATGTATTTGGGGACATGAATTTTGTAGCAAAAGTGAACGAAAGGCCATACAAATGTCCCCAGCCGTGCTGACTGGGCACGGCTGGGGACAagcggcaaaaaaaaaaagggccaaCAAATGGGATGTATTTGGGGACATGAATTTTGTAGCAAAAGTGAACGAAAGGCCATACAAATTCACTGCACTAGCtgccctctttctttctttcactCTTTTCTTTGCTCTTTATTTCTTGGAAGAGATATCTAAACGATTTTATTACACTAATCCTAATCAAAGATTTTGGTTTTATaacttaatgattttgctgtgGAGTCTAATAACATTTAAGTTAGgaagatcaaaatttcaaagtGGAAATGGAAgattattatatttttcaaactgCAAATTAGTATAATTCTATGTACAATGAAAATTCAATGCTTGCTCAAATTTTTTGACGAACAACATGTGTAAGCTAATATATGAATAGTTATATGTAAATTAAATGCAGTTTATACGCGACAAAATTCATGAATAAGAATCCATATATGTAAAATTAATatacatttttaaaatttttgctaGTAATTAGATACATTTGTGACTAACTGGTATTCAAAGCTAAATTTTAATCACTGATTTTGTCATTTATCGAATACATCAAGTACATGTTTGACATTCATAAACGTACAAAAATATCTAAAGAATAAAATCGTTAAAATGGATTTTAGTTTAATTCCTTTTAAGATGACGTTGAcaattttttttgacaaatgaCACTTGTAAATTAGTATACGTTCATTTATATTCTAATTCAATACGCGGTACATACGATAAAATTTATGAATATGTAAGTGTCAATATATTCGAAC encodes:
- the LOC113749957 gene encoding uncharacterized protein LOC113749957 produces the protein MAPHGEAIVSSYAPANNFNKPRRLSNDNLKRTTSDISFELSKEPVDVNLQAICEVEDAKCECCGMTEEYTLEYINEVRDKFCGKWICGLCTEAVKEEMEKNGGNREAALEAHMNACFRFNKFGRAYPVLSQARAMREMFKKSVSLDGRGFRANKSVQKKGQIARSSSCIPAITREINDFKLGN